One genomic segment of Protaetiibacter intestinalis includes these proteins:
- the tuf gene encoding elongation factor Tu, producing MAKAKFERTKPHVNIGTIGHVDHGKTTLTAAISKVLADKYPSSVNVIRDFASIDSAPEERQRGITINISHVEYETPKRHYAHVDAPGHADYIKNMITGAAQMDGAILVVAATDGPMAQTREHVLLAKQVGVPYLLVALNKSDMVDDEEILELVELEVRELLSSQDFDGDNAPVVRVSGLKALEGDEKWVQSVLDLMEAVDENIPDPVRDKDKPFLMPIEDVFTITGRGTVVTGRAERGTLAINSEVEIVGIRPTQKTTVTGIEMFHKQLDEAWAGENCGLLLRGTKREDVERGQVVVKPGSVTPHTNFEGTAYILSKDEGGRHNPFYANYRPQFYFRTTDVTGVITLPEGTEMVMPGDTTDMTVELIQPIAMEEGLGFAIREGGRTVGAGKVTKIIK from the coding sequence GTGGCTAAGGCCAAGTTCGAGCGGACCAAGCCGCACGTCAACATCGGAACGATCGGTCACGTCGACCACGGCAAGACCACGCTCACCGCGGCGATCTCGAAGGTGCTCGCCGACAAGTACCCGTCGTCGGTCAACGTCATCCGTGACTTCGCCTCGATCGACTCGGCTCCGGAGGAGCGTCAGCGCGGCATCACGATCAACATCTCGCACGTCGAGTACGAGACCCCGAAGCGCCACTACGCGCACGTCGACGCCCCCGGTCACGCCGACTACATCAAGAACATGATCACCGGTGCGGCCCAGATGGACGGCGCGATCCTCGTGGTCGCGGCGACCGACGGCCCGATGGCCCAGACGCGCGAGCACGTGCTGCTCGCCAAGCAGGTCGGCGTGCCCTACCTGCTCGTGGCCCTCAACAAGTCGGACATGGTCGACGACGAGGAGATCCTGGAGCTCGTCGAGCTCGAGGTGCGCGAGCTCCTCTCCTCGCAGGACTTCGACGGCGACAACGCCCCCGTCGTGCGCGTCTCGGGCCTCAAGGCTCTCGAGGGCGACGAGAAGTGGGTGCAGTCGGTGCTCGACCTCATGGAGGCCGTCGACGAGAACATCCCCGACCCGGTGCGCGACAAGGACAAGCCGTTCCTCATGCCCATCGAGGACGTCTTCACCATCACCGGTCGTGGAACGGTCGTCACCGGTCGCGCCGAGCGTGGCACCCTCGCCATCAACTCCGAGGTCGAGATCGTCGGCATCCGCCCGACGCAGAAGACCACGGTCACCGGTATCGAGATGTTCCACAAGCAGCTCGACGAGGCCTGGGCCGGCGAGAACTGTGGTCTGCTCCTCCGCGGCACCAAGCGTGAGGACGTCGAGCGCGGTCAGGTCGTCGTGAAGCCGGGTTCGGTCACCCCTCACACCAACTTCGAGGGCACCGCGTACATCCTCTCCAAGGACGAGGGTGGCCGTCACAACCCGTTCTACGCGAACTACCGTCCGCAGTTCTACTTCCGCACCACCGACGTCACCGGCGTCATCACGCTGCCCGAGGGCACCGAGATGGTCATGCCCGGCGACACCACCGACATGACGGTCGAGCTCATCCAGCCGATCGCCATGGAGGAGGGCCTCGGCTTCGCCATCCGTGAGGGTGGCCGCACCGTGGGCGCCGGCAAGGTCACCAAGATCATCAAGTAA
- the fusA gene encoding elongation factor G: MAQDVLTDLTKVRNIGIMAHIDAGKTTTTERILFYTGVNHKIGETHDGASTTDWMEQEKERGITITSAAVTCFWNKNQINIIDTPGHVDFTVEVERSLRILDGAVAVFDGKEGVEPQSETVWRQADKYNVPRICFVNKMDKLGADFYFTVDTIISRLGAKPLVLQLPIGSESDFVGVVDLIEMRALVWPGDAKGDVTMGAKYEIQEIPADLQAKAEEYRAVLLETVAESDDALLEKYFGGEELTVAEIKGAIRKLTIASELYPVLCGSAFKNRGVQPMLDAVIDFLPSPLDVPAVQGHDVKDPELVLERHADAAEPFSALVSKIAVHPFFGRLTYIRVYSGSLESGAAVVNSTKGKKERIGKIFQMHANKEIPVPSVTAGHIYAVIGLKDTTTGDTLSDAAHPIILESMTFPEPVIEVAIEPKTKADQEKLGTAIQKLAEEDPTFRTEQNQETGQTVIKGMGELHLDILVDRMKREFNVEANVGKPQVAYRETIRKTVEKYDYTHKKQTGGSGQFAKVQITLEPLEVTPETSYEFVNAVTGGRVPREYIPSVDAGIQDAMQVGVLAGFPTVGVKATLVDGASHDVDSSEMAFKIAGSMAYKEAARKANPVLLEPLMAVEVRTPEEYMGDVIGDLNSRRGQIQAMEDATGVKVVRALVPLSEMFGYVGDLRSKTSGRAVYSMSFDSYSEVPKAVADEIVQKSKGD; the protein is encoded by the coding sequence GTGGCACAAGACGTGCTCACCGACCTCACGAAGGTCCGCAACATCGGCATCATGGCGCACATCGATGCCGGCAAGACGACGACGACCGAGCGCATCCTCTTCTACACGGGCGTGAACCACAAGATCGGCGAGACGCACGACGGCGCCTCGACCACCGACTGGATGGAGCAGGAGAAGGAGCGCGGCATCACCATCACCTCCGCCGCCGTCACCTGCTTCTGGAACAAGAACCAGATCAACATCATCGACACCCCCGGACACGTGGACTTCACGGTCGAGGTCGAGCGCTCGCTGCGCATCCTCGACGGCGCGGTCGCCGTGTTCGACGGCAAGGAGGGCGTCGAGCCCCAGTCCGAGACCGTATGGCGTCAGGCCGACAAGTACAACGTGCCGCGCATCTGCTTCGTCAACAAGATGGACAAGCTCGGCGCCGACTTCTACTTCACGGTCGACACCATCATCAGCCGCCTCGGCGCCAAGCCCCTCGTGCTGCAGCTCCCGATCGGGTCCGAGTCCGACTTCGTCGGCGTCGTCGACCTCATCGAGATGCGCGCGCTCGTCTGGCCTGGCGACGCCAAGGGCGACGTGACCATGGGCGCCAAGTACGAGATCCAGGAGATCCCCGCCGACCTCCAGGCCAAGGCCGAGGAGTACCGCGCGGTGCTGCTCGAGACCGTCGCCGAGTCCGACGACGCGCTGCTCGAGAAGTACTTCGGCGGCGAGGAGCTCACGGTCGCCGAGATCAAGGGCGCCATCCGCAAGCTCACCATCGCCTCCGAGCTCTACCCGGTGCTCTGCGGCTCGGCGTTCAAGAACCGCGGCGTGCAGCCGATGCTCGACGCGGTCATCGACTTCCTGCCGTCGCCGCTCGACGTGCCGGCCGTCCAGGGCCACGACGTCAAGGACCCGGAGCTCGTGCTCGAGCGCCACGCGGATGCCGCGGAGCCGTTCTCGGCGCTCGTCTCGAAGATCGCCGTGCACCCCTTCTTCGGTCGCCTCACCTACATCCGCGTCTACTCGGGCTCGCTCGAGTCGGGTGCCGCGGTCGTGAACTCGACCAAGGGCAAGAAGGAGCGCATCGGGAAGATCTTCCAGATGCACGCCAACAAGGAGATCCCGGTGCCCTCGGTCACCGCCGGTCACATCTACGCCGTCATCGGCCTCAAGGACACCACCACCGGTGACACCCTGAGCGACGCGGCGCACCCGATCATCCTCGAGTCGATGACCTTCCCGGAGCCCGTCATCGAGGTCGCGATCGAGCCCAAGACGAAGGCCGACCAGGAGAAGCTGGGCACCGCGATCCAGAAGCTCGCCGAAGAGGACCCGACGTTCCGCACCGAGCAGAACCAGGAGACCGGTCAGACGGTCATCAAGGGCATGGGCGAGCTGCACCTCGACATCCTCGTGGACCGCATGAAGCGCGAGTTCAACGTCGAGGCGAACGTCGGCAAGCCCCAGGTGGCCTACCGCGAGACCATCCGCAAGACGGTCGAGAAGTACGACTACACCCACAAGAAGCAGACCGGTGGATCCGGCCAGTTCGCGAAGGTGCAGATCACGCTCGAGCCGCTCGAGGTGACCCCGGAGACCTCGTACGAGTTCGTGAACGCCGTCACCGGTGGTCGCGTGCCGCGCGAGTACATCCCCTCGGTCGACGCGGGCATCCAGGACGCGATGCAGGTCGGCGTGCTCGCCGGCTTCCCGACGGTGGGCGTCAAGGCGACCCTCGTCGACGGCGCGAGCCACGATGTCGACTCCTCGGAGATGGCGTTCAAGATCGCCGGCTCGATGGCCTACAAGGAGGCCGCGCGCAAGGCGAACCCCGTTCTGCTCGAGCCGCTCATGGCCGTCGAGGTGCGTACGCCCGAGGAGTACATGGGCGACGTCATCGGCGACCTGAACTCGCGTCGTGGGCAGATCCAGGCGATGGAGGATGCGACCGGCGTCAAGGTCGTGCGCGCCCTCGTCCCGCTGTCCGAGATGTTCGGCTATGTCGGCGACCTGCGCTCGAAGACCTCGGGTCGCGCGGTCTACTCGATGTCGTTCGACTCCTACTCGGAGGTCCCGAAGGCTGTGGCCGACGAGATCGTCCAGAAGAGCAAGGGCGACTAG
- the rpsG gene encoding 30S ribosomal protein S7, with translation MPRKGPAAKRPVVADPVYSSPVVSQLVNKILLDGKKDLAQRIVYGALEGVGTKSGQDAVVVLKKALDNVRPTLEVKSRRVGGSTYQVPVEVKPHRANTLALRWLVSYSKSRREKTMTERLQNEILDASNGLGAAVKRREDTHKMAESNKAFAHYRW, from the coding sequence ATGCCTCGCAAGGGACCCGCGGCCAAGCGCCCCGTCGTCGCCGACCCGGTCTACTCGTCGCCGGTCGTCAGCCAGCTCGTCAACAAGATCCTCCTCGACGGCAAGAAGGACCTCGCCCAGCGCATCGTCTACGGCGCGCTCGAGGGCGTCGGCACCAAGTCCGGTCAGGATGCGGTCGTCGTGCTCAAGAAGGCGCTCGACAACGTGCGCCCCACCCTCGAGGTCAAGAGCCGCCGCGTCGGCGGTTCGACCTACCAGGTGCCGGTCGAGGTCAAGCCGCACCGCGCGAACACCCTCGCGCTGCGCTGGCTCGTGAGCTACTCGAAGTCGCGTCGCGAGAAGACGATGACCGAGCGTCTGCAGAACGAGATCCTCGACGCCTCGAACGGCCTCGGTGCCGCGGTCAAGCGCCGCGAGGACACCCACAAGATGGCCGAGTCGAACAAGGCGTTCGCCCACTACCGCTGGTAA
- the rpsL gene encoding 30S ribosomal protein S12, translating into MPTIQQLVRKGRSPKVTKTKAPALKANPQQRGVCTRVYTTTPKKPNSALRKVARVKLSNGTEVTAYIPGEGHNLQEHSMVLVRGGRVKDLPGVRYKIVRGALDTQAVKNRKQARSRYGAKKG; encoded by the coding sequence TTGCCCACTATTCAGCAGTTGGTCCGCAAGGGCCGCTCGCCGAAGGTCACCAAGACCAAGGCACCCGCCCTCAAGGCGAACCCGCAGCAGCGCGGCGTGTGCACCCGTGTGTACACGACCACCCCGAAGAAGCCGAACTCGGCCCTCCGCAAGGTGGCCCGTGTGAAGCTCTCCAACGGCACCGAGGTCACCGCCTACATCCCCGGCGAGGGCCACAACCTGCAGGAGCACTCGATGGTGCTCGTCCGCGGCGGTCGTGTGAAGGACCTCCCCGGCGTGCGCTACAAGATTGTCCGTGGCGCCCTCGACACCCAGGCCGTCAAGAACCGCAAGCAGGCCCGTAGCCGCTACGGCGCGAAGAAGGGTTAA
- a CDS encoding type IV pilus inner membrane component PilO, protein MKLGTRVWGVITVVVVVGLVAGGWFLGAAPLLDAKTSSDQARAAILVQNDLLAAQNTALEAKRAELDDLEKRASELETAIPSEVGGADFIRDLNDLAVATGVSISSIGISDGTRYLPPVEGSDVEGAPTPLTDPLITEENFVLVPVTVTATGGWNELLAFVHAVQTGQRLVLVTGLTSSADAGTYQFQISGTMYALQRPGGPAVDTEADADGTSTDGAAAS, encoded by the coding sequence GTGAAGCTGGGAACCCGGGTATGGGGCGTCATCACGGTCGTCGTCGTCGTCGGACTCGTCGCCGGGGGATGGTTCCTCGGCGCCGCACCGCTGCTCGACGCGAAGACCTCCTCGGATCAGGCCCGCGCCGCGATCCTCGTGCAGAACGACCTGCTGGCCGCGCAGAACACCGCGCTCGAGGCGAAGCGGGCGGAGCTCGACGACCTCGAAAAGCGTGCGAGCGAGCTGGAGACGGCGATCCCCAGTGAGGTGGGCGGTGCGGACTTTATCCGTGATCTCAACGACCTCGCCGTGGCGACCGGGGTGTCGATCAGCTCGATCGGCATCAGCGACGGGACGCGCTACCTGCCTCCCGTCGAGGGGTCGGACGTGGAAGGGGCTCCCACCCCGCTCACCGACCCGCTCATCACGGAGGAGAACTTCGTGCTCGTGCCGGTGACCGTCACCGCGACGGGCGGCTGGAACGAGCTGCTCGCCTTCGTGCACGCGGTGCAGACGGGTCAGCGGCTCGTGCTCGTCACGGGCCTCACCTCCAGCGCCGACGCGGGCACGTACCAGTTCCAGATCAGCGGCACGATGTACGCACTGCAGCGTCCGGGTGGCCCTGCCGTCGACACCGAGGCGGATGCCGACGGTACGTCGACCGACGGGGCGGCCGCCAGCTGA
- the pilM gene encoding type IV pilus assembly protein PilM translates to MASTVVGLDFGRGVIRAAEVQGAATARPSLVRYHQIPIPETAVDRGDVVDKDTVASALKQLWVQAGFKTKKVIVGVGNSRVLVRELAVPKMPMNRIRETLPFQVQDVLPVPVNEALLDFYPVAETLDDGKPVITGLLVAAIKESVLSTVEAVEAAKLEPVDVDLVPFALHRALMVGNAAEGTAALVHIGAETTIVLISINGVPAFVRIIQNGSDDINRALVTRLNMEPTQAEYIKRQFGLSTQGAGAELRPAFEVIYEATGDLVVAIRNTLSFYLSSKPGATVERILLSGGGSALNGFATALADATRIPVRAPGQVERLAIARSVDQDQLARGIAGLPVAAGLTLGSKA, encoded by the coding sequence ATGGCATCGACAGTCGTGGGGCTGGACTTCGGGCGCGGGGTCATCCGCGCCGCGGAGGTCCAGGGCGCTGCCACCGCCCGGCCCTCTCTGGTGAGGTACCACCAGATCCCCATTCCCGAGACCGCGGTCGACCGCGGTGACGTCGTCGACAAGGACACCGTCGCCTCCGCCCTCAAGCAACTGTGGGTGCAGGCCGGGTTCAAGACGAAGAAGGTCATCGTCGGCGTCGGCAACTCGCGCGTGCTCGTGCGCGAACTCGCCGTGCCGAAGATGCCGATGAACCGGATCCGGGAGACGCTGCCCTTCCAGGTGCAGGATGTGCTGCCGGTCCCCGTCAACGAGGCGCTGCTCGACTTCTACCCGGTCGCCGAAACCCTCGACGACGGGAAGCCCGTCATCACCGGGTTGCTCGTCGCCGCCATCAAGGAGAGCGTGCTGTCGACGGTCGAGGCTGTCGAGGCGGCGAAGCTCGAACCGGTCGATGTCGACCTCGTGCCCTTCGCGTTGCACCGCGCGCTCATGGTCGGCAACGCGGCGGAGGGTACTGCGGCGCTCGTGCACATCGGCGCCGAGACCACCATCGTGCTCATCTCCATCAACGGCGTGCCCGCCTTCGTGCGCATCATCCAGAACGGCAGCGACGACATCAACCGTGCGCTCGTCACCCGCCTCAACATGGAGCCCACGCAGGCCGAGTACATCAAGCGCCAGTTCGGGCTCTCCACCCAGGGCGCAGGCGCGGAACTGCGGCCGGCGTTCGAGGTCATCTACGAGGCGACGGGCGACCTCGTCGTCGCCATCCGCAACACCCTCAGCTTCTACCTGTCGAGCAAGCCGGGTGCCACCGTGGAGCGCATCCTGCTCTCGGGTGGGGGTTCCGCCCTCAACGGCTTCGCCACCGCCCTCGCCGACGCCACCCGGATCCCCGTGCGGGCGCCCGGGCAGGTGGAACGTCTCGCCATCGCACGATCGGTCGATCAGGATCAGCTCGCGCGAGGCATCGCAGGCCTGCCGGTCGCCGCCGGCCTCACCCTCGGGAGCAAAGCATGA
- a CDS encoding prepilin peptidase, protein MIAVVGGFTGALGLIIGSFLNVVAWRVPRGESIVTPPSACPSCGHEIRARDNVPVLSWLLLRGRCRDCRVAISAHYPVIELLTGAAFVAVALWLAPSILGAAGLEAGAWGAAQPALLAGTVVQLVAFLYLAALTVVLSDIDIAVHRLPNAIVLPGYVVGAVLLTAAALLMGEPQRLLVAAIGMAGSFLFYAIPAFLYPAGMGMGDVKLAGVLGMFLGYLGWEQLVVGVAAAFVVGAVAGIALMIFRRTGRRTPIPFGPWMFAGAWIGIFGGVPLASGYLKLVGLA, encoded by the coding sequence ATGATCGCCGTCGTCGGAGGCTTCACGGGAGCGCTGGGGTTGATCATCGGATCCTTCCTCAACGTGGTCGCGTGGCGGGTGCCCCGCGGGGAGTCCATCGTGACGCCTCCGAGCGCGTGCCCGAGCTGCGGACACGAGATCCGTGCGCGCGACAACGTGCCCGTGCTGTCGTGGCTGCTGCTCCGCGGCAGGTGCCGCGACTGCCGGGTCGCCATCTCGGCGCACTACCCGGTGATCGAACTGCTCACGGGTGCGGCCTTCGTGGCCGTCGCGCTGTGGCTCGCGCCGTCGATCCTGGGCGCCGCGGGGCTCGAGGCGGGGGCGTGGGGGGCCGCCCAACCCGCGCTGCTCGCCGGCACCGTCGTCCAGCTCGTCGCGTTCCTCTACCTCGCCGCCCTCACCGTGGTGCTGAGCGACATCGACATCGCGGTGCACCGTCTGCCGAACGCGATCGTGCTGCCGGGCTACGTGGTCGGGGCCGTGCTCCTGACCGCCGCCGCCCTTCTCATGGGTGAACCGCAGCGGTTGCTCGTCGCAGCGATCGGCATGGCGGGTTCCTTCCTCTTCTATGCGATCCCGGCCTTCCTCTATCCGGCCGGGATGGGCATGGGCGACGTCAAGCTCGCGGGCGTGCTCGGGATGTTCCTCGGCTACCTGGGTTGGGAACAGCTCGTCGTGGGCGTCGCCGCCGCGTTCGTGGTCGGCGCGGTCGCCGGGATCGCCCTCATGATCTTCCGTCGCACCGGGCGGCGGACCCCCATCCCGTTCGGCCCCTGGATGTTCGCCGGGGCGTGGATCGGGATCTTCGGAGGAGTGCCCCTGGCCTCCGGATACCTGAAGCTGGTCGGGCTCGCCTGA
- a CDS encoding RICIN domain-containing protein: MIRFNSALRTRLRADSERGSALLGAVLFSVIIAGMAVVLLSIIVTAVYPAALAQARGRTVYNAEAGLQSALGILRAAKASPATVDSKTGSYLGDRAKLPCSITGYTDGVTTGQEKYVVSLRYYLDNPSGKDEAWRASNALPCPLSSTQPYFALIEATGSTGAVASSGSAGDRKLSAIYEFTVSNERILGGRIWTYGSGKYCLEATGTPPASGEPSPTINVKFTPAAQCTSANNATQLWEYTTDWRIKLSSTVTESFAGYCITAPVDTTTTTVSPETRSTESDEWYQTPTNSSYTPSNIRRQGQTTSRSFSGERAWPDAYGQIQLSSNWYTLDSSVLYGSPSVTTVNNGYGPGTQKVTTVTTYRDGYKRNSTTRYIDRVETVVEKVVLASTVTTTTKSYTAELHPCVATTTSYGWGQVFSWTGNATWFGLSETGTHNTVSSTACLWSGVYSAGAESAWTLNATARLMVGKPSPYECASQEYWGSFNPDPAVGAGRAAPDFVDGKAVTQTGQLVNFKEFGRCADVTGANINNADSAAEFNIVYPCKQDPTGSGLAWNHKWNYTPPSVGYTNITPIWVNNGSNYCLQTPDPATSNKYPIWASCGVTNPSTTVPSSARLKWTRYEYTGVYSRSYIFVDQWNRCLTADSTDTYINGGQAWSKITVAACNGSEAQKWNAPAYLTDASFGDYREITG; this comes from the coding sequence ATGATCCGCTTCAACTCCGCCCTGCGGACCCGCCTCCGCGCAGACTCCGAGCGCGGTTCTGCGCTGCTCGGCGCGGTGCTGTTCTCGGTCATCATCGCCGGGATGGCGGTGGTGCTGCTCAGCATCATCGTGACGGCGGTCTACCCCGCGGCCCTCGCCCAGGCGCGCGGTCGCACCGTGTACAACGCGGAGGCCGGATTGCAGTCGGCGCTCGGCATCCTGCGCGCGGCGAAGGCGAGCCCGGCGACCGTCGACTCCAAGACCGGCTCGTACCTCGGCGACCGCGCGAAGCTGCCGTGCTCGATCACGGGCTACACCGACGGTGTCACGACGGGCCAGGAGAAGTACGTCGTCTCGCTGCGCTACTACCTCGACAATCCCTCCGGCAAGGACGAGGCTTGGCGCGCCTCGAACGCGTTGCCGTGTCCGCTGAGCTCGACGCAGCCCTACTTCGCACTCATCGAGGCGACCGGCTCGACGGGCGCCGTCGCATCGAGCGGCAGCGCCGGCGACCGCAAGCTCTCCGCGATCTACGAGTTCACCGTGTCGAACGAGCGCATCCTCGGCGGCCGCATCTGGACCTACGGCAGCGGCAAGTACTGCCTCGAGGCGACCGGCACCCCGCCCGCCTCGGGTGAGCCGTCGCCGACCATCAACGTCAAGTTCACCCCGGCCGCCCAGTGCACCTCGGCCAACAACGCGACACAGCTGTGGGAGTACACCACGGACTGGCGGATCAAGCTCTCGAGCACCGTGACCGAGAGCTTCGCGGGCTACTGCATCACCGCGCCGGTGGATACGACGACGACGACCGTTAGTCCCGAGACCCGCTCCACGGAATCCGACGAGTGGTACCAGACGCCGACGAACTCCAGCTACACGCCCTCGAATATCAGGCGTCAAGGGCAGACGACATCGCGCTCGTTCTCGGGCGAGCGTGCTTGGCCTGATGCATATGGGCAGATCCAGCTGTCGAGCAACTGGTACACGCTGGACTCGTCGGTGCTCTACGGGTCGCCGAGCGTCACGACGGTCAACAACGGCTACGGCCCCGGCACCCAGAAGGTGACGACGGTGACGACCTACCGCGATGGCTACAAGCGGAACTCGACGACCCGGTACATCGATCGTGTCGAGACGGTAGTCGAGAAGGTCGTCTTGGCGTCGACGGTCACGACGACGACCAAGAGCTACACGGCCGAGCTGCATCCGTGCGTCGCCACGACGACGAGCTACGGGTGGGGTCAGGTCTTCTCCTGGACGGGCAACGCGACGTGGTTCGGGCTCAGTGAGACCGGCACCCACAACACGGTGAGCTCGACCGCGTGCTTGTGGTCCGGGGTGTACTCCGCGGGTGCCGAGTCGGCGTGGACCCTGAACGCCACCGCTCGGCTCATGGTCGGCAAGCCGAGTCCCTACGAGTGCGCGAGTCAGGAGTACTGGGGCTCGTTCAATCCGGATCCGGCGGTAGGCGCCGGCCGCGCCGCGCCCGACTTCGTCGATGGCAAGGCGGTGACCCAGACCGGCCAGTTGGTGAACTTCAAGGAGTTCGGGCGCTGCGCCGACGTGACGGGGGCGAACATCAACAACGCCGACAGCGCCGCCGAGTTCAACATCGTCTACCCGTGCAAGCAGGACCCCACGGGTTCCGGGCTCGCCTGGAACCACAAGTGGAACTACACCCCGCCGTCGGTCGGCTACACGAACATCACGCCGATCTGGGTGAACAACGGCAGCAACTACTGTCTGCAGACGCCCGACCCCGCGACGAGCAACAAGTACCCGATCTGGGCGAGCTGCGGCGTCACCAACCCCAGCACGACCGTGCCGTCGAGCGCGCGCCTGAAGTGGACGCGCTATGAGTACACGGGCGTCTACTCGCGGAGCTACATCTTCGTCGACCAGTGGAACCGCTGCCTCACGGCCGACAGCACCGACACCTACATCAACGGCGGGCAGGCGTGGTCCAAGATCACCGTCGCCGCGTGCAACGGCTCCGAAGCGCAGAAGTGGAACGCTCCCGCGTACCTGACGGACGCCAGCTTCGGCGACTACCGGGAGATCACGGGATGA
- a CDS encoding PulJ/GspJ family protein: MRWARLKREEGFSVIELIVAMLIFTIFAVMLSTTLIAFTRSTLTAQQTARTGEQMVVAFGALDSQIRYAESINFPGPGTTAGNVYVEWLTRAESSPTRQDLCTQWRYVPSSGVLEYRRWNLADSTTAPPWTLEVSGVVNTGASGYPFQLIPANDSPTGTLLQQLVVTISAGNANANALTGTRTSFVARNSSYTKSVSNAETSPGSGVSASPVCNPSWYRP, encoded by the coding sequence ATGAGGTGGGCACGCCTGAAGCGTGAGGAGGGGTTCTCGGTCATCGAGCTCATCGTCGCGATGCTGATCTTCACGATCTTCGCCGTCATGCTCTCGACCACGCTCATCGCCTTCACCCGCTCGACCCTCACGGCGCAGCAGACCGCGCGAACCGGTGAACAGATGGTCGTGGCCTTCGGGGCGCTCGACAGTCAGATCCGCTACGCGGAATCCATCAACTTCCCCGGGCCCGGTACCACCGCCGGCAACGTCTACGTCGAGTGGCTCACCCGCGCCGAGAGCTCACCCACGCGGCAGGACCTCTGCACCCAGTGGCGCTACGTGCCGTCGAGTGGCGTGCTCGAGTACCGCCGCTGGAACCTGGCCGACAGCACGACGGCGCCGCCGTGGACGCTCGAGGTCTCCGGGGTCGTCAACACGGGAGCCAGCGGCTACCCCTTCCAGCTCATCCCGGCGAACGACAGCCCGACCGGCACGCTCCTGCAACAGCTGGTCGTCACGATCTCCGCGGGCAACGCCAACGCGAACGCCCTCACGGGCACCCGGACGAGCTTCGTGGCGCGCAACAGCTCGTACACGAAGTCGGTGAGCAACGCCGAGACCTCCCCGGGCTCGGGCGTCAGCGCCAGCCCCGTCTGCAATCCCAGCTGGTATCGGCCCTGA
- a CDS encoding prepilin-type N-terminal cleavage/methylation domain-containing protein, with amino-acid sequence MSSTHDAAQSDRPFHGDESGFTLIEVVVAVVMLVVITAAALAFAIQGLKGSHAQERVEIATTVATRAMEAVRAYNIIEDPSSHKSSIYNGRTQAAVQAAWTANSTVAPAVASTYAEWDTAIGTGETEALPISQNVVFGDTTYTVVTLVGKCFVPATGDRTCGLATGYTNAQGGWSSAWTVPSGATEMMRATVIVKWTAGEACAASGCTYTISNLIEPKSIDLAWRSGS; translated from the coding sequence ATGAGCAGCACACACGATGCGGCACAGTCCGACCGTCCGTTCCACGGAGACGAGTCCGGCTTCACCCTCATCGAGGTGGTCGTGGCGGTCGTCATGCTCGTCGTGATCACCGCGGCGGCCCTGGCCTTCGCCATCCAGGGCCTCAAGGGCTCGCACGCCCAGGAGCGCGTCGAGATCGCGACGACCGTCGCGACCCGCGCCATGGAGGCGGTGCGCGCCTACAACATCATCGAAGACCCGAGCTCGCACAAGTCGAGCATCTACAACGGGCGAACGCAGGCCGCGGTGCAGGCCGCGTGGACCGCCAACTCGACCGTCGCGCCCGCCGTCGCAAGCACCTACGCCGAGTGGGACACCGCGATCGGTACGGGGGAGACCGAGGCGCTCCCGATCTCGCAGAACGTCGTCTTCGGCGACACCACGTACACCGTCGTGACCCTCGTCGGGAAGTGCTTCGTTCCGGCCACCGGAGACCGCACCTGCGGGCTCGCGACCGGCTACACGAACGCCCAGGGCGGCTGGAGCTCCGCCTGGACCGTGCCGAGCGGCGCGACCGAGATGATGCGCGCCACCGTGATCGTCAAGTGGACGGCGGGCGAGGCATGCGCGGCGAGCGGATGCACCTACACGATCAGCAATCTGATCGAACCGAAGAGCATCGACCTCGCGTGGAGGTCCGGATCATGA
- a CDS encoding prepilin-type N-terminal cleavage/methylation domain-containing protein: protein MTRITKALWAKRADLEKKEEGFTLIELLIVVIIIGILAAIAIPVYLNIQQGAWKSSVESDLGNVAISLQAASTQNNGSFAGLTVPGASTASVAGKYDITKTTGGAVVGSYTVSPGNTVAITIATDGSYTLVGSNSNLTGQSITYSSATGGLGSWTTGTATS, encoded by the coding sequence ATGACTCGCATCACCAAGGCCCTGTGGGCCAAGCGTGCGGACCTCGAGAAGAAGGAAGAGGGCTTCACCCTCATCGAGCTCCTCATCGTCGTCATCATCATCGGCATCCTCGCCGCGATCGCCATCCCGGTGTACCTGAACATCCAGCAGGGCGCCTGGAAGTCGTCGGTCGAGTCCGACCTCGGCAACGTCGCGATCTCGCTGCAGGCGGCCTCGACCCAGAACAACGGCTCCTTCGCCGGCCTCACCGTTCCCGGTGCGTCCACCGCGTCGGTCGCCGGCAAGTACGACATCACGAAGACCACCGGCGGCGCCGTGGTCGGCAGCTACACCGTGTCGCCCGGCAACACCGTCGCGATCACGATCGCCACCGACGGCTCGTACACGCTCGTCGGCTCGAACTCGAACCTGACCGGCCAGTCGATCACCTACAGCAGCGCGACCGGCGGCCTCGGCTCCTGGACGACGGGGACCGCCACGTCGTAA